One stretch of Microbacterium terrae DNA includes these proteins:
- a CDS encoding pyridoxal phosphate-dependent decarboxylase family protein, with protein sequence MSDTSALPDRMHAITDETRTTVDDVLQYARRRALYEDIPLDKPMRPSDLARLASGSITAAGIGDRRAIALFENVLAPACISTDHPGYLAFIPSAPTKASLAFDVVVSASAIYGGSWIEGAGAVYAENEVLAWLAGEFGMPDTAGGVFVQGGTIGNLSALVTARDAARRRNREAGVADPARWVVVCSAEAHSSIASAAAVMDIEIVAAAVDGDGRMHGDAVAAALDAHGGAVFAVVATGGTTNFGIVDDIASIAAVTAARDVWLHVDGAYGLAAMLVPEMRDAFAGVASADSVIVDPHKWLFAPFDACALIYRDPALALAAHTQKAEYLDTLTGKPDWNPSDLAVQLTRRARGLPLWFSLATHGTDAYRAGIRHGIDLARRIADDIAARPELSLVREPQLSVVVFRREGWTLADYEAWSDRLLDEQRAFVVPSSHAGEPVLRFAIISPLTTYELLVDILDSLD encoded by the coding sequence ATGAGCGACACCTCCGCCCTGCCCGACCGCATGCACGCGATCACCGATGAGACGCGCACGACCGTCGACGACGTGCTGCAGTACGCGCGCCGGCGCGCCCTCTACGAGGACATCCCCCTCGACAAGCCGATGCGTCCGAGCGACCTCGCTCGCCTGGCATCCGGATCGATCACCGCCGCCGGCATCGGCGACCGCCGCGCGATCGCGCTGTTCGAGAACGTGCTCGCCCCCGCCTGCATCTCCACTGACCACCCCGGGTATCTCGCGTTCATCCCGTCGGCTCCGACGAAGGCGTCGCTCGCGTTCGACGTCGTGGTCTCGGCTTCGGCCATCTACGGCGGCTCGTGGATAGAGGGCGCGGGCGCCGTCTACGCCGAGAACGAGGTGCTGGCGTGGCTCGCGGGAGAGTTCGGGATGCCCGACACCGCGGGCGGCGTGTTCGTGCAGGGCGGCACGATCGGCAACCTCTCGGCGCTCGTGACGGCGAGGGATGCCGCGCGGCGGCGCAACCGCGAGGCGGGGGTCGCCGACCCGGCGCGCTGGGTCGTGGTGTGCAGCGCCGAGGCGCACTCGTCGATCGCGTCGGCAGCCGCCGTGATGGACATCGAGATCGTCGCGGCCGCGGTCGACGGCGACGGACGGATGCACGGCGACGCGGTGGCCGCAGCGCTCGACGCCCACGGCGGCGCGGTGTTCGCGGTGGTCGCGACGGGCGGCACCACGAACTTCGGCATCGTCGACGACATCGCCTCGATCGCGGCGGTGACCGCCGCCCGCGACGTGTGGCTGCACGTCGACGGCGCGTACGGCCTCGCCGCCATGCTCGTGCCCGAGATGCGCGATGCCTTCGCCGGCGTCGCGTCGGCCGACTCGGTGATCGTCGACCCGCACAAGTGGCTTTTCGCGCCGTTCGACGCGTGCGCCCTCATCTACCGCGACCCCGCCCTCGCGCTCGCCGCCCACACGCAGAAGGCCGAGTACCTCGACACCCTCACCGGCAAGCCGGACTGGAACCCGTCCGATCTCGCCGTGCAGCTCACCCGCCGGGCCCGCGGTCTGCCGCTGTGGTTCTCGCTCGCGACCCACGGCACGGATGCGTACCGCGCGGGCATCCGTCATGGGATCGACCTCGCCCGGCGCATCGCCGACGACATCGCCGCGCGCCCCGAGCTCTCGCTCGTGCGCGAGCCGCAGCTGTCGGTCGTGGTGTTCCGGCGCGAGGGGTGGACGCTCGCCGACTACGAGGCGTGGTCGGACCGCCTGCTCGACGAGCAGCGTGCGTTCGTGGTGCCGAGCTCGCACGCTGGGGAGCCGGTGCTGCGCTTCGCGATCATCAGTCCGCTCACCACGTACGAGCTGCTCGTCGACATCCTCGACTCGCTCGACTGA
- a CDS encoding SDR family NAD(P)-dependent oxidoreductase gives MTSATPDPDAPASIDPAELAIALRVIEATAALDKDDPAYVALRHATGKMYKDVKRQSRRDKRDRIAAADKAVVAATATGAPDRIDDETRGIPLATRTQAPTAGELIKPRACYICKQPYTLVDAFYHQLCPECAAMSHEKRDARTDLTGRRALLTGGRAKIGMYIALRLLRDGAHTTITTRFPRDAVRRFTALPDSGEWMHRLKIVGIDLRDPAQVLALADAVAADGPLDILINNAAQTVRRSTGAYKPLVDAELAPLPSGPLPELLTFGHTNDAHPLALAQSVSSHPILASAARTAEELTAEAMAAGSSSLERLAAGTAIDAGGLVPDENHVNSWTQHVDHVEPLEMLEVQLANMTAPFLLVSRLRPSMAASPARRTYVVNVSAMEGVFGRGYKGPGHPHTNMAKAALNMLTRTSAREMFEKDGILMTAVDTGWITDERPHFTKVRLAEEGFHAPLDLVDGAARVYDPIVRGEAGEDLFGIFLKDYRKSSW, from the coding sequence GTGACCTCCGCGACCCCAGACCCTGACGCACCCGCGTCGATCGACCCCGCGGAACTCGCGATCGCCCTCCGCGTGATCGAGGCGACAGCCGCTCTCGACAAGGACGACCCGGCCTACGTCGCCCTGCGCCACGCCACCGGCAAGATGTACAAAGACGTCAAGCGGCAGTCCCGCCGCGACAAGCGCGACCGCATCGCCGCCGCAGACAAGGCGGTCGTGGCGGCCACGGCCACCGGCGCCCCCGACCGCATCGACGACGAGACGCGCGGCATCCCGCTCGCCACGCGCACCCAGGCGCCGACCGCCGGTGAGCTCATCAAGCCGCGCGCCTGCTACATCTGCAAGCAGCCGTACACGCTCGTCGACGCGTTCTACCACCAGCTGTGCCCCGAGTGCGCGGCGATGAGCCACGAGAAGCGCGACGCCCGCACCGACCTCACCGGGCGCCGTGCGCTCCTCACCGGGGGCCGCGCCAAGATCGGCATGTACATCGCGCTGCGGCTGCTGCGCGACGGCGCGCACACCACGATCACCACCCGGTTCCCGCGCGACGCGGTGCGGCGCTTCACCGCGCTCCCCGACTCGGGCGAGTGGATGCACCGGCTGAAGATCGTCGGCATCGACCTGCGCGACCCCGCCCAGGTTCTCGCGCTCGCCGATGCGGTGGCCGCCGACGGCCCGCTCGACATCCTCATCAACAACGCCGCGCAGACCGTGCGGCGATCGACCGGCGCGTACAAGCCGCTCGTCGACGCCGAGCTCGCGCCCTTGCCGTCGGGACCCCTGCCCGAGCTGCTCACCTTCGGGCACACCAACGACGCCCACCCGCTCGCGCTCGCGCAGTCGGTGTCGAGCCACCCGATCCTCGCATCGGCCGCGCGCACCGCCGAGGAGCTCACCGCCGAGGCGATGGCCGCCGGGTCGTCGTCGCTCGAGCGCCTCGCCGCCGGCACCGCGATCGACGCCGGTGGGCTCGTGCCCGACGAGAATCACGTCAACAGCTGGACTCAGCACGTCGACCACGTCGAGCCGCTCGAGATGCTCGAAGTGCAGCTCGCGAACATGACGGCGCCGTTCCTGCTCGTCTCGCGGCTGCGGCCGTCGATGGCCGCCTCGCCCGCCCGGCGCACCTACGTCGTGAACGTCTCGGCGATGGAGGGCGTGTTCGGCCGCGGCTACAAGGGCCCCGGGCATCCGCACACGAACATGGCCAAGGCCGCGCTCAACATGCTCACGCGCACCAGCGCCCGCGAGATGTTCGAGAAGGACGGCATCCTGATGACGGCCGTCGACACCGGCTGGATCACCGACGAGCGCCCCCACTTCACCAAGGTGCGCCTCGCCGAGGAGGGCTTCCACGCCCCGCTCGACCTCGTCGACGGAGCCGCGCGCGTCTACGACCCCATCGTGCGCGGCGAGGCCGGCGAAGACCTCTTCGGCATCTTCCTCAAGGACTACCGGAAGAGCTCCTGGTGA
- a CDS encoding SelT/SelW/SelH family protein gives MTHGIRVVYCTQCAWMLRAAWVAQEMLTTFQEELMGGGATLEPGTGGVFEVYADDVLVWSRKTDGGFPDIVALKRRVRDVIAPGRTLGHADRAADRAADR, from the coding sequence ATGACCCACGGCATCCGCGTCGTCTACTGCACGCAATGCGCCTGGATGCTGCGTGCGGCATGGGTCGCGCAGGAGATGCTGACGACCTTCCAGGAGGAGCTCATGGGCGGCGGCGCCACCCTCGAACCCGGCACCGGGGGCGTCTTCGAGGTGTACGCCGACGACGTGCTCGTCTGGTCGCGCAAGACGGACGGCGGGTTCCCCGACATCGTCGCCCTCAAGCGGCGCGTGCGCGACGTGATCGCGCCTGGCCGCACCCTCGGCCATGCCGACCGGGCCGCCGACCGGGCCGCCGACCGCTGA
- a CDS encoding NUDIX hydrolase: MTSGSGDATTTDAATRREIHVSAAVITDAVGRLLLVRKAGTTAFMQPGGKPEVGESPAETLSRELDEEIGIRLDPAALEPLGRYEAHAANEPGFVVVADVFAADIGAQVPEIAAEIEELRWVSRADAASLEVAPLAATYFLPDA, translated from the coding sequence GTGACTTCTGGATCAGGCGACGCCACGACCACGGATGCCGCGACCCGGCGCGAGATCCATGTCTCGGCAGCCGTCATCACCGACGCCGTCGGCCGGCTGCTGCTGGTGCGCAAGGCGGGCACCACCGCATTCATGCAGCCCGGCGGCAAGCCCGAGGTAGGGGAGAGCCCGGCCGAGACCCTGAGCCGCGAGCTCGACGAGGAGATCGGCATCCGTCTCGATCCCGCCGCGCTCGAACCGCTCGGGCGGTACGAGGCGCACGCCGCGAACGAGCCGGGCTTCGTCGTGGTGGCCGACGTGTTCGCGGCCGACATCGGCGCGCAGGTTCCCGAGATCGCCGCCGAGATCGAGGAGCTGCGCTGGGTGTCGCGGGCGGATGCCGCCTCGCTCGAGGTCGCTCCGCTCGCCGCGACGTACTTCCTCCCCGACGCCTGA
- a CDS encoding putative acetyltransferase — MTIAVGRRVVVRYLLPTGHATDALGTLLAADSETLVVDGKRGVETIAVADVIAAKEVPPPPAPRPR, encoded by the coding sequence GTGACGATCGCCGTCGGTCGCCGCGTGGTCGTGCGCTACCTGCTGCCGACGGGCCATGCGACGGATGCTCTCGGCACGCTGCTCGCCGCAGACTCCGAGACCCTGGTGGTCGACGGCAAGCGCGGTGTCGAGACGATCGCCGTGGCCGACGTCATCGCCGCGAAAGAGGTGCCCCCGCCGCCCGCTCCGCGCCCGCGGTAG